Proteins found in one Plasmodium knowlesi strain H genome assembly, chromosome: 12 genomic segment:
- a CDS encoding sporozoite surface protein 2, putative, translating to MKLLQNKSYLLVVFLLYVSIFARGDQKIVDEVKYNEEVCNEKVDLYLLVDGSGSIGYANWITRVIPMLTGLIENLNLSKDSINLYMSLFASHTTELIRLGSGPSMDKKQALNVVRDLRKGYEPYGNTSMSSALSEVEMHLKDRVNRPNAIQLVILMTDGIPNNKYRALELSRALKERNVKLAVIGIGQGINHQYNKLMAGCRPRERSCKFYSSADWSEAISLIKPFIAKVCTEVERIAKCGPWDDWTPCSVTCGKGTHSRSRPLLHAGCTTHMVKECEMDECPVEPEPVPVPAPVPPTPEDENPRTTDEEDDHPNFHQGLDVPDVENDVPPENDGGDGNPFEENFFPPGDDTVPDESNVIPVPPTVPGGSNSEFSSDVENAAQYPENPENPENPENSENPENPENQNNPEDFPMEPDMSADNKINEPTNPSDSGQGIPENVIPTPINNEKDIINKNKAVYPNGSNQSHDRYPKPHRNAGGYDNNPNANSDIPEGPFSSEEEQPEDKGKKSSNNGYKIAGGVIAGLALVGCVGFAYNFVSSGGAAGMAGEPAPFDEAMAEDEKDAGEADQFKLPEDNDWN from the coding sequence ATGAAGCTGCTTCAGAACAAAAGCTACCTTTTGGTGGTTTTCCTCCTGTACGTTAGTATATTCGCCAGAGGCGACCAAAAAATTGTGGATGAAGTGAAATATAATGAGGAAGTGTGCAATGAAAAGGTCGATTTATACCTCCTAGTTGACGGGTCAGGAAGTATTGGGTACGCGAACTGGATCACAAGAGTCATACCAATGCTCACCGGTTTGATTGAAAATCTTAACCTCTCAAAGGACTCTATTAATTTATATATGAGTTTATTCGCAAGCCATACAACTGAATTGATCAGACTTGGTAGTGGTCCATCCATGGACAAAAAACAAGCACTCAATGTAGTTCGTGACTTGAGGAAAGGATACGAACCTTACGGTAACACCAGTATGTCGTCTGCTCTATCAGAAGTCGAAATGCATTTAAAGGATCGAGTTAACAGACCCAATGCAATCCAATTGGTTATCTTAATGACTGATGGTATACCAAACAATAAGTACAGAGCCTTGGAACTGAGCAGAGCtttaaaggaaaggaatgtgAAATTGGCTGTTATCGGAATTGGACAAGGCATTAACCACCAGTACAATAAATTAATGGCTGGATGTCGTCCCCGTGAGAGAAGCTGTAAATTTTATTCCTCTGCTGACTGGAGTGAAGCTATAAGTCTTATCAAACCTTTTATTGCAAAGGTGTGTACTGAAGTAGAAAGAATTGCTAAGTGTGGACCATGGGATGACTGGACACCATGCAGTGTTACATGTGGAAAGGGAACACATAGCAGATCAAGACCATTGTTGCATGCCGGATGTACTACGCACATGGTTAAAGAATGTGAAATGGATGAATGCCCAGTGGAACCTGAACCAGTGCCCGTACCAGCCCCTGTCCCACCCACCCCTGAAGATGAAAATCCACGTACCacggatgaggaggatgaccaCCCCAATTTTCATCAAGGTCTAGATGTGCCTGATGTAGAGAATGATGTTCCACCCGAAAATGATGGGGGCGATGGAAACCCATTCgaagaaaatttcttccCACCAGGAGACGACACGGTACCTGACGAATCAAATGTCATTCCGGTACCTCCCACAGTTCCTGGAGGTTCAAATAGCGAATTCTCATCAGATGTTGAGAATGCGGCACAGTACCCAGAAAATCCAGAAAATCCAGAAAATCCAGAAAATTCAGAAAATCCAGAAAATCCAGAGAACCAAAATAACCCAGAAGATTTTCCAATGGAGCCTGACATGTCTGCAGACAACAAGATAAATGAACCAACGAACCCCAGCGATAGCGGACAAGGAATACCTGAAAACGTTATTCCAACGCCAATCAATAACGAAAAGGATATCATCAATAAAAACAAGGCGGTTTATCCTAATGGATCAAATCAATCTCATGATAGATACCCCAAACCACACAGAAACGCAGGGGGATATGATAACAATCCTAATGCAAATTCGGACATTCCCGAGGGTCCCTTCTCATCTGAGGAGGAACAACCTGAGGATAAGGGAAAGAAATCATCAAACAATGGCTACAAAATTGCAGGAGGAGTAATTGCAGGATTAGCTCTAGTTGGCTGTGTTGGATTTGCATACAACTTCGTATCTAGCGGAGGTGCTGCAGGAATGGCCGGTGAACCTGCGCCCTTTGATGAGGCGATGGctgaagatgaaaaagacGCTGGAGAGGCAGATCAGTTCAAGTTACCCGAGGATAATGACTGGAACTGA
- a CDS encoding conserved oligomeric Golgi complex subunit 3, putative, with the protein MVPPLGGETKMEGGSSNKDKLFFKLYEYINKLDNLTCDDINLEKEGRKKVLYISKKSKGKNISAHEEVIKSQVKGEEKLRESKIKDATYVEGGVRRSGPFDVQEDSHHGSQDHASDRQDGGSYTSSCSSSYSSEVDEAESAPQDFLPKAEKDEKGDSVNVHSYSHTERKKKKEKTKKKKRNTSQRRSGQRGNGQRMTSRRMCTQRSDLLGEIENYYVISKLRRKMEEYKSVNDIKIIIRQGNSNLLGMVQNIDGIINGYKKIKDELDKVEKNKQYIYDTFYSIFLNYYSRYEELKIIKGNKRRVERHLKFYTNVDHFEKVLNHMEKNEYAYFIEMHNNSLKKNARKEYAGEVRRGGVLEMDDQSDYDESETDSGDEGEMEMDNWAEENIHKWVTSYGTEGGDTDGEEKRGEDERSYEIDNYLPSVSEKEEEVSLTVGGYATGGGQDHDEGGVERGILNGGIETEKSPLDENAGVDEKQGSNKYVVQRPNRGVCAMRGNSLREQLRNHIWWAKKMKRRISAGGTLNGVGMGGGHSAIDFASNGGVPCDTINQARRGKTKRRSENEICQMLHFSEKAIMFFKKNGTYLHAKAKLNKYQSIIRRILKYVINLFRDVLNNAELNIPDGRGGESLGPYGTSSFDHNCKEASAFRELSCRGEWWDDSTLRRDNPIGGKDLSADTSYNTLSAKRLHGEDNYMNNFKSDNMRDTPERINDEKDEVKNTQQDEIANLREVQNLSCEEDEMEDNQIYKNISMIYFSKYINELEYYKKFKIKCSCMRDVIYFIYEKTLVDENNLYTEEYNNLENIYVSTRVKLLNSNVLSSNVLSNFEYLLKSDVCKYIRNVCLLAMYVSKLEVDLYTYIFNNNLNNSVNIILNNIGLCIFDYIHDCIHQLNNIQLIRKIIRTIYVDIIDTYSDNSYRIICDYLRKICKILKDKLLYVIEVYISYYTKNTSASLPYVCFHPLRKKFINIVNNFLYDEYLLTGNAHTEAESSLKIRRGAPENEEQNGQVNSLFFLTGSNNLIDKSVPSGGKSEPVGSSDNGAEAKPMSDDPHNVGDPSRESTSSMNIVQSGNSVERGKNIDSGNSVESVDSRDSLESFTSGSHAVQSECNKNVLNEKDVYKPFSFHRREFNKDSEFGLCGIDLNIIGTILILKTINFIIDEETLLELFRECLENSYNSITFIYKEHMKNHPQDMFNGALYLIKNLSLLVYLFFKVTKDSEFLRFYLHRGLTEQLLFGESPKEWIMENYSGNVKKEGDKVGAENENSILYFFKRVYNMSSQNDIQNRILAAFNDAIYNFTVATVSRVCFPLIKILSMEYKECAIEKEEEIKKTTQDFLNAKRSCKSDLQVGHEKVEFSFLREINFDLLKEYAEKVTNERSTEAANCSNLDDVKKSLQSFKQNVFNLFPRIYFYVKLFIYSNTEKPKENDFFPGLFSHIVGLLTYKIVGLLSEVYLIIRLKYADQVEAIFEENYVNDIFLFLNSSERYICSFSDIHQYLDTNKNYSIWGE; encoded by the exons ATGGTGCCACCGCTGGGAGGGGAAACTAAAATGGAGGGGGGAAGTAGCAACAAAGATAAGCTGTTCTTTAAgttatatgaatatataaacaAGTTAGATAACCTTACATGTGATGATATTAATTTGGAGaaggaggggagaaaaaaagttctATACATTAGTAAAAAatcaaaagggaagaacataTCTGCTCATGAGGAAGTGATCAAGTCGCAGGTAAAGGGAGAGGAGAAGCTTAgggaaagcaaaataaaagatgCAACGTATGTGGAAGGTGGTGTGAGGAGAAGTGGGCCATTTGATGTGCAGGAAGACAGTCACCATGGCAGTCAGGACCATGCTAGTGATCGTCAGGACGGTGGTAGTTACACCAGCAGTTGTAGCAGCAGTTACAGCAGTGAAGTGGATGAAGCAGAAAGTGCCCCACAGGATTTCCTTCCCAAAGcggaaaaggatgaaaagggTGACTCAGTTAATGTCCACTCGTACTCGCACAccgagagaaagaaaaagaaagagaagacaaaaaaaaaaaaaaggaacaccaGCCAACGCAGAAGCGGTCAACGCGGCAATGGTCAAAGGATGACCAGCCGAAGGATGTGCACACAACGGAGCGACCTCTTAGGAGAAATAGAAAATTACTACGTAATCTCAAAGCtcaggagaaaaatggaagaatacAAAAGTGTAAACGACATTAAAATTATAATCAGGCAAGGGAATTCTAATCTCTTAGGGATGGTGCAAAATATTGATGGTATTATCAATGGCTATAAAAAGATTAAAGACGAATTAGATAAGGTAGAGAAGAACAAGCAATATATTTACGATACTTTCTactcaatttttttgaacTATTATTCTAGGTATGAAGaattgaaaataataaagggaAACAAGAGAAGAGTAGAACGCCATTTGAAGTTCTACACCAACGTAGACCATTTTGAGAAGGTACTGAACCACATGGAGAAAAACGAATATGCGTATTTTATTGAGATGCATAATAattctttgaaaaaaaatgcaaggaAGGAATATGCAGGGGAAGTGCGCCGGGGAGGGGTACTTGAAATGGATGACCAAAGCGATTATGATGAGAGCGAAACCGACTCTGGAGATGAAGGAGAGATGGAAATGGACAATTGGGCCgaggaaaatatacacaaatgGGTAACCTCATACGGTACGGAAGGGGGAGACACAGAcggtgaggaaaaaaggggagaggaTGAAAGGAGCTACGAAATTGATAACTATTTACCTAGTGTAtcggaaaaggaggaagaggtaAGCTTGACTGTCGGAGGATATGCTACTGGTGGGGGCCAAGATCACGATGAAGGAGGAGTTGAAAGGGGTATACTTAATGGAGGGATCGAAACAGAGAAATCTCCGTTGGATGAAAACGCTGGAGTTGACGAAAAACAGGGGAGTAACAAATACGTCGTACAGCGTCCAAACAGAGGGGTTTGTGCTATGAGGGGAAATTCCTTGAGGGAGCAACTGCGCAATCATATCTGGTGGgcaaaaaagatgaaaagaaggatctCAGCGGGTGGAACATTAAATGGTGTAGGAATGGGTGGAGGACACAGCGCAATAGACTTCGCATCGAACGGAGGGGTGCCTTGTGACACCATAAACCAGGCACGACGCGGCAAAACCAAACGGCGGAGCGAGAACGAAATTTGCCAAATGTTGCACTTTTCCGAAAAGGCTATAATGTTCTTCAAGAAAAATGGTACCTATTTACACGCCAAGGCTAAATTGAATAAATACCAGTCCATCATAAGGCGTATTTTGAAATATGTTATTAATCTGTTCAGGGATGTTCTAAACAACGCAGAGTTGAATATACCCGATGGTAGAGGGGGTGAGAGCTTAGGTCCATATGGCACCTCATCCTTTGATCACAATTGCAAAGAGGCGAGCGCGTTCAGGGAGTTAAGCTGTAGGGGGGAGTGGTGGGATGACAGTACCCTGCGAAGAGACAACCCCATTGGGGGCAAGGATCTCTCGGCTGATACATCTTACAATACCCTCAGCGCGAAAAGATTACATGGAGAAGACAACTATATGAACAATTTCAAATCTGACAATATGAGAGACACCCCTGAACGCATAAATGATGAGAAAGATGAAGTAAAGAATACACAACAGGATGAGATAGCTAATTTGAGGGAGGTGCAAAACCTCTCTTGCGAAGAAGACGAAATGGAAGATAATCAAATCTATAAGAACATAAGCATGATATATTTTagcaaatatataaatgaatTGGAGTACTACAAAAAgttcaaaataaaatgtagCTGCATGCGAGATGTAATATACttcatttatgaaaaaacactggtggatgaaaataatttatacaCGGAGGAATATAACAATCTAGAAAATATCTACGTAAGTACAAGGGTAAAGTTATTGAACAGTAATGTACTAAGCAGTAATGTACTGAGCAATTTTGAGTACCTACTGAAGAGCGATGTTTGCAAGTATATAAGGAATGTTTGCCTGTTGGCAATGTACGTTTCTAAACTAGAGGTGGacttgtacacatacatattcAATAACAACCTTAACAATTCCGTTAATATCATTTTGAATAACATTGGATTGTGTATATTCGACTATATACATGATTGCATCCACCAACTTAACAACATACAGTTAATTAGAAAAATTATCCGAACCATTTATGTAGATATCATCGACACGTATAGTGATAATTCGTATCGAATCATTTGTGATTacttaagaaaaatttgtaaaattcTGAAAGACAAATTACTCTACGTGATAGAGGTTTATATTTCCTACTACACCAAAAATACCAGTGCTTCTTTACCCTATGTGTGCTTCCACCCtctgaggaaaaaatttatcaacATAGTGAATAACTTTTTGTATGATGAATATCTCCTCACGGGTAATGCGCATACTGAGGCAGAGTCATCCTTGAAAATCAGACGCGGGGCACCGGAAAACGAGGAGCAAAACGGACAGGTGAAtagtttgttttttcttaccGGGAGTAATAACCTAATTGATAAGAGTGTACCATCGGGAGGTAAATCCGAACCAGTGGGTAGTTCTGACAATGGGGCGGAGGCGAAACCAATGAGTGATGACCCTCACAACGTGGGTGATCCCTCCAGGGAGAGCACAAGCAGTATGAACATCGTTCAAAGTGGGAACAGCGTTGAACGTGGAAAGAACATTGACAGTGGTAATAGTGTTGAAAGCGTAGACAGTCGGGATAGCCTGGAAAGCTTCACCAGTGGAAGCCACGCGGTGCAGAGCGAATGTAACAAGAACGTTCTAAATGAGAAGGATGTATACAagcccttttccttccaccgcAGGGAATTTAATAAGGACTCCGAATTCGGTCTGTGCGGTATAGACCTAAATATTATTGGTACCATCCTAATTCTGAAGACaataaattttataataGACGAAGAGACACTATTGGAGCTATTCAGAGAGTGTCTAGAAAATAGCTACAATTCAATAACATTTATTTATAAGGAGCACATGAAAAATCATCCTCAGGACATGTTTAATGGCGCTCTTTATTTAATCAAAAATTTAAGTCTTTTGGtatatttgtttttcaaAGTTACAAAGGATAGTGAGTTCCTCCGCTTTTACCTGCACAGAGGATTAACTGAACAACTCCTCTTTGGGGAATCTCCAAAAGAATGGATAATGGAGAACTATAGtggaaatgtgaaaaaggaaggcgaCAAAGTGGGGgccgaaaatgaaaattcaATTTTGTACTTCTTCAAAAGGGTGTACAATATGTCTTCGCAGAACGACATACAAAACAGAATCTTGGCCGCCTTCAACGATGCCATTTATAACTTTACTGTAGCGACAGTGTCAAGGG TCTGTTTCCCCTTGATTAAAATTCTCTCCATGGAATACAAAGAATGTGCGAttgagaaggaggaagaaattaagaAAACGACTCAGGATtttttgaatgcaaaaagAAGTTGCAAATCAGATTTGCAAGTTGGACACGAAAAAGTGGAGTTCTCCTTTTTGCGCGAAATAAACTTTGACCTGCTGAAGGAGTACGCAGAAAAGGTTACGAACGAGCGGAGTACAGAAGCAGCCAATTGCTCCAACCTCGATGACGTAAAAAAGAGCCTCCAGTCGTTTAAGCAAAACGTTTTTAACTTATTTCCaaggatatatttttatgtgaaGTTATTTATTTACTCCAATACGGAAAAGCCAAAAGAGAATGACTTTTTCCCTGGACTGTTTTCCCACATCGTGGGTCTGCTGACGTACAAAATTGTGGGCCTGCTCAG CGAGGTATACCTCATCATAAGGCTCAAGTATGCAGACCAAGTGGAAGCCATATTTGAAGAGAACTATGTCAACgacattttcctctttctgaATTCGAGCGAGCGATATATCTGCTCCTTTTCGGACATCCACCAGTACTTGGACACAAACAAGAATTACAGCATTTGGGGGgagtaa
- a CDS encoding DNA replication complex GINS protein, putative encodes MDDVFNIFKKKNKTNKRVSTATAKEESPNERKKKLFNYNRKNPRRAHNEEDTYNNYEANRSTNNKENNANKNIENIVLVDFPPLPLKNVEACISFYYIQYLRNQLIYGNRNIKLDENAKMMGETLLDKIENSIYEYEHDNSEEDSYKKEIRIITFKSIYDRFYKILSTLFTYAESIPMPNNLYEYVLNNGVYVRSKKNLDFNSRENIHNVYSYLDNVDVGENDLSFNDEKIYIDNIDISRPTILNKTLINEDIDIEYLPLKLNSSYHYNNIQYAKLFLNDAVNMSLYDRALGELVVVKALVDTPPLPTTFVEGFDIKEMKAGERQWMPIYLAITLSSFTYVDVEFPFWFYIKNFINIKEEEYKNQNELFELPSPYFFEICFMFIDQKIFSKVTPIETVGQKSYFKYMSKVAGYVEDIRHCRTEKIIRHLEQQNVHSSHIYIPNLQHSETHLINLTLYSFWKYDKGLNEKANSIDFTSYLLEPFIKDEEDEKDANLLQDL; translated from the exons ATGGATGACGtattcaacatttttaaaaaaaaaaataaaacaaataaaagagTATCCACCGCTACggcgaaggaagaaagtccaaatgaaagaaaaaaaaaacttttcaaTTATAATAGGAAAAATCCAAGAAGGGCACACAACGAGGAAGACACGTACAATAACTACGAAGCTAATAGAAGCAcaaataataaagaaaataatgcaaataaaaatatcgaaaATATTGTCCTTGTAGACTTCCCTCCATtaccattaaaaaatgtagaagctTGCATTTCCTTCTACTACATACAGTATTTGAGAAATCAGCTAATATATGGAaacagaaatataaaattggatgaaaatgcaaaaatgatgGGTGAGACCTTGTTagataaaattgaaaattctATTTATGAGTACGAACATGATAATTCAGAGGAAGATAGTTACAAAAAAGAGATAAGAATTATTACATTCAAATCTATATATGACAGATTCTATAAAATTTTATCTACTTTATTTACCTACGCGGAAAGTATTCCTATGCCGAACAATTTATACGAATACGTATTAAACAATGGAGTTTATGTAAGGTCCAAAAAGAATTTGGATTTTAACAGCAGGGAAAACATACACAATGTCTATTCCTACCTGGACAATGTAGATGTCGGAGAAAACGACTTATCTtttaatgatgaaaaaatttacattgATAATATTGATATCAGTAGACCTACGATTTTGAACAAGACACTAATTAATGAAGATATTGATATTGAGTATTTACCGCTTAAGTTGAACTCCTCTTATCACTACAATAACATACAGTACGCTAAACTTTTTCTAAATGACGCTGTGAATATGTCTCTCTACGATCGGGCCCTGGGCGAACTCGTCGTTGTTAAGGCGCTCGTGGACACTCCCCCTTTGCCTACGACATTTGTGGAG GGATTCgatataaaagaaatgaaagccGGTGAAAGGCAATGGATGCCCATTTATCTGGCCATCaccctttcctcctttacctaCGTCGACGTAGAGTTTCCCTTCTGGTTCTACATAAAGAACTTCATAAAcataaaggaagaggaatacAAAAATCAAAATGAGCTCTTTGAGCtcccttctccttatttCTTCGAGATTTGCTTCATGTTCATTGaccagaaaatattttcgaaGGTCACTCCGATAGAAACGGTAGGACAGAAGAGCTACTTCAAGTACATGTCTAAGGTTGCAG GCTACGTTGAAGACATCAGGCACTGCAGGACGGAGAAAATAATAAGGCACCTAGAGCAACAAAATGTGCACTCGTCCCACATCTATATCCCAAATTTACAGCACTCCGAGACACACCTAATCAACTTAACCTTATACAGCTTTTGGAAATATGACAAGGGCTTAAACGAAAAGGCTAACTCCATAGATTTTACCTCATACCTTTTGGAACCTTTCATAAAAGACGAAGAGGACGAAAAGGACGCGAACCTCCTGCAGGACCTTTAG
- a CDS encoding MSP7-like protein: MNGKIYLLPIFFLGLHVVASYDKSKIAETNYNLRNEKAEQIDKQNRTGNEEPFIGQNIISYFKNILNDFNNDLKEDSNAPENGKLTGQVSEEDPTNKEGISEEKAPEEEDAQSGEEGGVAEGEQNDGGAESTLPVQGEEYDESSLNYADDLYEDILSSLSKKGGEEGTNYDDKYNEFKKEYDRFISLSKDEYEIIGKLIDAFSMYNDAISEDTDSVYQAIKKSFTDKKFKQEFKDFMNGIYTYTQKKHNIRGSQTEDIKKYLMLFQNIINYLNMI; the protein is encoded by the coding sequence ATGAACGGAAAAATCTACCTTCtgcctatttttttcctgggACTACATGTCGTAGCATCGTACGACAAAAGCAAAATCGCTGAGACGAATTACAATCTGAGAAATGAGAAGGCTGAACAAATCGATAAACAGAATAGGACAGGCAATGAGGAACCTTTCATTGGACAAAACATAATTagttattttaaaaacatcTTGAACGATTTTAATAACGATTTAAAAGAGGATAGTAATGCTCCTGAGAATGGAAAATTAACAGGCCAGGTGTCGGAAGAGGATCCCACGaacaaggaaggaataagtgAGGAAAAAGCACCAGAGGAGGAGGACGCGCAAAGTGGTGAGGAAGGCGGCGTTGCGGAAGGTGAACAAAACGATGGAGGGGCAGAGTCCACCCTTCCAGTGCAAGGAGAGGAGTACGACGAATCCAGCCTAAATTATGCAGATGATTTGTATGAAGATATCCTAAGTAGCTTAAGTAAAAAGGGCGGTGAAGAAGGAACCAATTATGATGACAAATATAATGAGTTCAAAAAGGAATACGATAGGTTCATATCGTTAAGTAAAGACGAATATGAAATTATAGGCAAGCTCATCGATGCATTTTCTATGTACAACGATGCTATTAGTGAAGACACAGATTCTGTGTACCAAGCAATTAAGAAATCCTTTACGGATAAAAAGTTTAAGCAAGAATTTAAGGATTTCATGAACGGCATTTATACCTATACTCAGAAGAAGCATAATATAAGAGGTTCCCAAACGGAAGATATCAAGAAGTACCTCATGCTGTTTCAGAACATAATCAATTACCTCAACATGATATAA